CTTTGCGTATCGCCTCGAGAGCAAGATCGATACTCCCGTAAGCGCTCATGAGTATCACGATTGCTTCCACCCGACGAGCACGAAGGTTTTCTACAAGCTGAATGCCATCCATACCGGGCATGCGGACGTCTGACAGGATGAAATCGAATTCCTCTTTTTCCACAAGCTCCAAAGCTTGCGGCCCGGATTCCGCACAAGTGGGCTCAAACCCGTCCTGTGTGAGCACGGCATGCAACATATGGAGCATATTCGGCTCATCGTCGACCACCAGAATTTTCCGCAATTGCTCGACCATACAAAAACCGGAGGGAAAGAGTTCATACGAATTTGCATTCAAAATCCCCTCTTATCCCCCTTTATAAGGGGGATAAGAGGGGATTTTCGTCAAACTTTGAAAGCAAATTGGTATCAGTCCATTCGCTTGGATAAGGTAAGTGTATCCTGTGAAGAATTCCATTCCAAGCGAAAAGGAAAGTCTATGGAGTAAACTGAACTTTTTTCTATCATTTGTGACTTGCGCCGAAAACGGAATCTCCGGCCACGAGAGTAAGTTCGCGTTGAACAAAGATCGTCCTTCCGTATTTTCGGTCTTGATAATAGCGCTGCGGGAGCCGAGAATTCATTTGCCTTCTCTCAATTGCCTGGACGTCCTCACGTTGAGGCTGGCAACATATGTATTTTCAGGGCGATAGGTTCGAGATAGTTCTTGACATACTTAAATAATTACTTTAATATGAGGCTGTATATATTGGACTTCGATCATTATTTAAGATGATTGTGTCCGGTGGAGGATGGTTAATGAAAACAAGTCTTCCGGCCGTATTGTTGGCAGCCCTCATGATCATGCTGCCGTCTGTGGCGATCTCGGGCATTAAAGTACTTGAAAAGAATCATGATTACATTCCGAAATTTCATAATGTGATCTTCATTTTCGATGTTTCGGATTCAATGACCGCCGGTTTTCCGCAGAACTTCGATCACTCCAGATTGTTCGTTGCGACACGTGCGTTTCAGATGTTCAATGCATTGATGCCTCATATTCCTCGATGGCAATACGACGTCAACTCGGCATTGATCACGTACGGCGATTGCAAGACGCCTCAGTTGTTGAGTCCTCTGAGCCCCTGGACCCGCAACAAGTATGCATCGCTGTTTCCGTGTTTGCGAAAAGAAACCTTCCTGCCGTGTACAACTGCAGGGTTGCCCGAAGCGCTCCAACTTGCCGGTTCCATGATATGCCAGAGTACGGGGCGTACGGCTATCATTGTCTTTACCGATGGCGGCCGCATGGGCGAGTGCCCTCAGAAGACTGCAACAGCGCTGAAGGACACGTACGGCGACAGAGTGGAAATTTACGGAGTGTACGTTGGAAGCACGGAAGTTGGCTGGCGTAACCTCTATGAAGTATGCAAGC
The sequence above is a segment of the Desulfomonile tiedjei DSM 6799 genome. Coding sequences within it:
- a CDS encoding OmpA family protein, which produces MKTSLPAVLLAALMIMLPSVAISGIKVLEKNHDYIPKFHNVIFIFDVSDSMTAGFPQNFDHSRLFVATRAFQMFNALMPHIPRWQYDVNSALITYGDCKTPQLLSPLSPWTRNKYASLFPCLRKETFLPCTTAGLPEALQLAGSMICQSTGRTAIIVFTDGGRMGECPQKTATALKDTYGDRVEIYGVYVGSTEVGWRNLYEVCKLTGGYSRHWEEVRDKPLMKAFAWDITIREVMFPYPEIFFKPKSAELISSEALKLEAVANFLNAIPQYVLQIDGHSNFIGNTDSNYGLALKRAQNVKDALVRIYHIHPSRVLVRSWGEELPRYDNQNPDLNMRNEQANLSLMLPLRNFPYDEKHLHTFGNVAVGDITNTQERDSEEEWASPVKPPPHSKRPPVAITPPPRSVGK